The sequence below is a genomic window from Spirochaetota bacterium.
CAAAAAAACTGGCACAACCGCTAGCGCATAGGCAAGCGGCAATGCTGCACCAACCATTTTCAGCACTATGCCGGTAAACACAAACACTCCTCCTCCAATTGTAAAGCCAATAGCAATAAAGGTTACAGCACCAAGCCCCAGTACACGTTTAAGAGTGCTCATTGCACACCTCTATCCTTTTTTTAAAAGATGCTTTGCAAGGCGCTTGCCCAATCCAATAATGGTAAGTACCGTAGGCCTGTCCAATGATTCAGGGAATGTACTTGCATCACATACATACAGGCCATCAATCTTTGTCTGTAAATTGCTATCAAGCATATCGCCAATACGCACAGTTCCGCTTGGGTGAGTACCAATGAGCGGGCGCATATAAATTGATGAAGCAGATGCACCTGCTTTTTTAAGTATTGCTTCGCATACCGCACGTGCCTTAGTCAGGCGCTCTTTATCCTTTTGCGTTAATGGCTTGGAGATAGTTCCATCAGGATATACTCCACCTGAAATATCATCCTTAAGCTTTATCATAACTCCCAGGATATGATTCCACCTTAACCACTGCAGCAATGGTTTAGCACCAACACGTACTGCTGCCAGAGGATACAATAACCATGGGTCAATCAGCGTTGATAACATATAGCCATCTGCATCGTTTTCCCATGACCATGTCATTGGCGGTTCTTTACCAATGCCTTTATCACTTACCACGCCATATACCATGACAGTGACATCCATGGTCATACCTTTACCTGCATCTTTTAAACCTGAGGCCTGCAGTATACGTGGGCTTCCTATACCGCCAGCGGCAACCACCACATAGGGGGCATGTGCTACAAACGCTTTTCCATGTATACTTCCTTCAACGCCCTGCACTGACCGTCCATCATGAAGTATTTTTTTTATTTTAACAGATGTGTACAATGTAGCACCTGATTGTAATGCTTCATCCACATATTCTGCAGCGTTCCATTTTGCACCACACCTGCATCCCAGCATACATGCTGCAGTACAGTTGAAATGCTTACTTCGCTCAGGGTCCATGAATTTTGGCTGTGGAAACCATTCATATCCTAAAGCATTTGCAGCTTGAGCAATGCGTGTAGACGCTATCCCCCGCAACTGTGAAGGTAGTGGTTGTATGTTAAGTTCTTTAATTGTCTCATTAACTTCTTTATCTATATCTATTCTATAGCGTTTTTTAAACCACGGCG
It includes:
- a CDS encoding GMC family oxidoreductase, which produces MSQTKLTADVIVIGSGPGGATVSRELARAGKKVVILDKGKDHRGHLYYGTYPGAMLYSDKMSFLFTKEGLNIISPIMVGGATSMYCGCAAPPPPWFKKRYRIDIDKEVNETIKELNIQPLPSQLRGIASTRIAQAANALGYEWFPQPKFMDPERSKHFNCTAACMLGCRCGAKWNAAEYVDEALQSGATLYTSVKIKKILHDGRSVQGVEGSIHGKAFVAHAPYVVVAAGGIGSPRILQASGLKDAGKGMTMDVTVMVYGVVSDKGIGKEPPMTWSWENDADGYMLSTLIDPWLLYPLAAVRVGAKPLLQWLRWNHILGVMIKLKDDISGGVYPDGTISKPLTQKDKERLTKARAVCEAILKKAGASASSIYMRPLIGTHPSGTVRIGDMLDSNLQTKIDGLYVCDASTFPESLDRPTVLTIIGLGKRLAKHLLKKG